The Paenibacillus spongiae nucleotide sequence CGTCCGGCATCCAGCCCGATGGTGGGGAGTATGTTCCGGTCGTAATGCTCGGCAGCCCCGGGCTCCATGTATAGTGCACGCTTCTCGCCCTCTTGCTGTGCCGGATACCATACGCTAATCATGAGTTCTCTTGCCCGGTCCTTCATCCATGGATCGACCCGCTCGCTGTCTGTCAAATGCAATTCAACCGTACCTACCGCATATGTGCCTGTCGGCTTAGGCAGCTCCAGTTGTACCTTCTCGAAAGAGGCGGCCTCTTCCTGCGGGGCTGTGGCCGCCGACCAGACGGATATACCGATTAAAGCAATCATACAAACCGCAATGACCGATACGGCAGCCGCTCTTAGCATAGGAGCCGACTGTTCTATGACGCTCTTGCTGATGGAGTTGACGGTAATTGTGTAATAAGCTGCGTAAATGAGTACAAATGCAATGACGCAATAAACAATAGGCAAAGTTAAATTGACGCCAGCCATACTGCTCATCAGCTTTTTCAACAGATTTAATATCGCAAAAAAGTGCGCCAATCCGACCGTCAAAGGTAAAAGAAAGATAAAGGCATTCTGCTTAAGAAGTGACTTGCCAATATCCTGGTTGCTAACGCCGATTTTTTTAAGAATATCGTATCTCGATTTATCGGCTGAAGCCTCTGTCAGCTGCTTAAAATAAATAATGCTGCCTGTTGCCATCACAAACACAAGCGCAAGAAATCCCAATACGAAAACATTGACGGCCGACTCTTCCAGACTGAACCGGTAAACCGAATAGAATGAAGACAGCTTCGATTCCGGCGTTTTGACGGCTGCAAGCGCATCGGCAGTCGCTTTTGTCGTTTTTTGCTGTTGTACGGAATAACCGATGTAGTCAGTTGGCGGAATTTGAGTCTCGATCGATTGATACGTACGGTCATTGACTACGATCATCACATCCGGATAGCTCCAATTAAGGACTCTTTCGACCGTCATTCCGGCAAAGGGAAGCGTCATGTCTCCGTCAGGCAGTCGGAGCGTGATGGACTCGCCTTCATAATCAGAGAGTTCATAATCGGTGTACATGGGGCGAATGGCAATCGCTTTCCCTTCATCCACCGGGTCAAGAGGAGGGAACTCTAATGCTCGGGCAACCTGATTATATTGCTGGATTGAGATCACTTTCACGGGGTTCTCGTCCGCTTTCAATTCTTTCTCCGACAATAGATCCCGGCTCGAATCTTTTCCCTTGCTTTTAATGACGCTAATGGTTATTTGCGAGATGACCGGATGATCCTCATCCGCTCGAATGATGCTGTCGACCCTCTGATTAAAATCTTTGTCCTGCTTGATAAACATGTAGCTAAATGGCGCCGTCAGCTTCGCTGTCTTCTCAAACCCGTAATATGTGCCGAAACCTACGCTTAAGGCGCACAGCGCCACAGCGGACAAAAGGGAGATGACGCTCAAGGTGCGCGCATTTCCATTAATGCGATAAACCAGATTTGAAACGGTGACCAGATTCATTCGATTGTAATAATATTTCTTGCTGCGCTTTACGACTTTCAGAAACAGAACCGCAAGCGATGAGAACAGCAGTAGCGTTCCCAGAATGATTCCGCCAAGCATAATGCTAATATTGGTCAGAATTTCCGTCGTGTTATTGAAGCTCCTGAAGGCAAACCAATAACCGACCGCCAGGCAGACAACCGCTAATATTGAAGGGATTACGAAAGCTTTCGGCTGCTGTTCCCCGGCTTGCTCCGCTCGAAAGAGCTCAATTAACTTATTTGCATAAATGATGCGATAGCCCTGAATAGATGTGAATAAGTTAAGGGCTGCGAATACGATAACGGTATTGATGACAGCATCAACGGAAAACGTCATTCCCGCATCTGCCGGCATTCCCAGCAGTTTTAGCAATATCATGTTGAATAGTTTGGATAATAGAGTACCTATTGCAATTCCTGAAACTAGAACAAAGGCACCCAAAATCAGATTTTCGTAAAACAGCATTTTTCCGATCGTGGACCTCTTCAAACCGAGCAATGCGTATAAACCGACTTCTTTTTTGCGTTTTCTCATGAAAAAATTGTTTGAATACAGCACAAATACGGCTACGAATAAAAATAGAATAACGGATGCAGACATGAAAACGGATTGCATGCTTTGCGATTCCATATTTTTCTGCACATCCGGGCTATACTGCAAGGAAACGAAAGTAAAGTAAATCACGACACTGAAAAGCATGGAAATGAAGTAGACAAAATAATTTTTCACATTTCCCCGGATGTTTTTCTTGGCGATATCAAATAATGTCATTGGAGCTTCCTCCCAATACGGTGAGCACATCCAATACTTTCTTAAAAAAGTCGTTTCGGGATGTGCTGCCTTTTGCAAGCTCTGTAAATATGTTTCCATCCTTAATAAACAGCACCCGTTTGCAGAAGCTCGCCGCGTAAGCATCATGGGTAACGAGCAATATCGTGGCTTTCTCCTGCTCATTGAGATTCCTCAAGCTCTCCAATAAATCGGTTGCCGACTTGGAGTCAAGCGCGCCTGTAGGCTCGTCCGCCAAGATCAGGCTTGGCTTGGAAATTATAGCGCGGGATGCCGCCGTACGCTGCTTTTGTCCACCCGATAGCTGATACGGATATTTGTCCAAAATCGGGTGAATGCCGAATTTGTCCGCGATTTGTTCCACTCTTTGTTCCAATTCCTTTACCCTCGTCTTCGCCAGCGCCAATGGCAGCACAATATTTTCCTTCACGGTTAAAGTATCCAGCAAATTGTAATCTTGAAATATAAAGCCGAGCTTTTCCCGTCGGAAGGCGGCTAATTGATCTTCATTCATCTTGGCCGGTCTCGTTCCGTCAATGACGATGTCGCCTGAAGTCGGCTCGTCAATCGTAGCCAATACATTAAGCAGTGTCGATTTGCCCGAGCCTGACGGACCCATTATGCCTACGAATTCGCCCT carries:
- a CDS encoding FtsX-like permease family protein, which gives rise to MTLFDIAKKNIRGNVKNYFVYFISMLFSVVIYFTFVSLQYSPDVQKNMESQSMQSVFMSASVILFLFVAVFVLYSNNFFMRKRKKEVGLYALLGLKRSTIGKMLFYENLILGAFVLVSGIAIGTLLSKLFNMILLKLLGMPADAGMTFSVDAVINTVIVFAALNLFTSIQGYRIIYANKLIELFRAEQAGEQQPKAFVIPSILAVVCLAVGYWFAFRSFNNTTEILTNISIMLGGIILGTLLLFSSLAVLFLKVVKRSKKYYYNRMNLVTVSNLVYRINGNARTLSVISLLSAVALCALSVGFGTYYGFEKTAKLTAPFSYMFIKQDKDFNQRVDSIIRADEDHPVISQITISVIKSKGKDSSRDLLSEKELKADENPVKVISIQQYNQVARALEFPPLDPVDEGKAIAIRPMYTDYELSDYEGESITLRLPDGDMTLPFAGMTVERVLNWSYPDVMIVVNDRTYQSIETQIPPTDYIGYSVQQQKTTKATADALAAVKTPESKLSSFYSVYRFSLEESAVNVFVLGFLALVFVMATGSIIYFKQLTEASADKSRYDILKKIGVSNQDIGKSLLKQNAFIFLLPLTVGLAHFFAILNLLKKLMSSMAGVNLTLPIVYCVIAFVLIYAAYYTITVNSISKSVIEQSAPMLRAAAVSVIAVCMIALIGISVWSAATAPQEEAASFEKVQLELPKPTGTYAVGTVELHLTDSERVDPWMKDRARELMISVWYPAQQEGEKRALYMEPGAAEHYDRNILPTIGLDAGRIEWSKARTNAWLGAPVAINEEGWPVILYSPGGSIPRIFGTVLVEELASKGYIVVTVDHTYETSVVEFPNGHLVTEQLPGGNRAQIILKMLDVRVDDMRFVLDQLAAIREGGNSDHKQIPLPSGLDKVMNLSKIGIFGHSAGGATAAQLMYVDDRVAAGIDMDGTMGFMPDYPLPVAQHGLDRPFLLMEAGYNSDGEVDSHLTAEDRNSFWRHSSGWKLDLSIPEGAHFTFTDYQFLLPQLESKLSMSPQVIQSLIGFAGPDRMLAAQRSYITAFFDLHLKGIPQSLLLEPSTLYPEVEFVK
- a CDS encoding ABC transporter ATP-binding protein; translation: MKTIVEAKRIKKVYGSNGHIYPALNNIDLTVQEGEFVGIMGPSGSGKSTLLNVLATIDEPTSGDIVIDGTRPAKMNEDQLAAFRREKLGFIFQDYNLLDTLTVKENIVLPLALAKTRVKELEQRVEQIADKFGIHPILDKYPYQLSGGQKQRTAASRAIISKPSLILADEPTGALDSKSATDLLESLRNLNEQEKATILLVTHDAYAASFCKRVLFIKDGNIFTELAKGSTSRNDFFKKVLDVLTVLGGSSNDII